A stretch of Lactiplantibacillus brownii DNA encodes these proteins:
- a CDS encoding phage tail tube protein produces the protein MSSVTQFLNGQDTISSKEATAFMNYKGQNISLMELTELSADVEKNKEKIQVIGSRWAKNKTTSLSGKGKLSGYVTSSNWLKYGLDYAHGGSDMYFDITATINDNTSATGSQTVLLKNVNLDKVPVLDLKSDDGVLKWDSDFTFDDVKLVTPFKDIK, from the coding sequence ATGAGTTCAGTAACACAGTTTCTAAATGGTCAAGATACGATCAGCTCAAAAGAAGCCACTGCCTTTATGAACTATAAGGGTCAAAACATCAGTTTGATGGAGTTAACGGAGCTTAGTGCTGATGTTGAAAAGAACAAGGAAAAGATTCAAGTGATTGGGTCACGGTGGGCTAAGAATAAAACAACTTCGTTATCCGGTAAAGGTAAGTTGTCGGGCTATGTCACTAGCTCAAACTGGCTCAAATATGGGCTTGACTATGCGCATGGCGGCAGTGATATGTACTTTGACATCACTGCAACGATTAATGACAACACGAGTGCTACAGGCTCTCAGACAGTATTGCTTAAGAATGTAAACTTGGATAAAGTTCCAGTACTTGATTTAAAGTCAGACGATGGCGTATTGAAGTGGGATTCTGACTTTACGTTTGATGATGTGAAGTTAGTCACCCCATTCAAGGATATTAAATAA
- a CDS encoding XkdX family protein → MTIYDQCKLFKSWGQYDANYYRVFVGAGLTTEQFEEITGEEYVKETVTDVKN, encoded by the coding sequence ATGACAATTTATGATCAATGCAAATTGTTCAAATCATGGGGACAATATGATGCAAACTATTATCGGGTATTCGTTGGTGCAGGGCTTACAACTGAACAGTTTGAAGAAATTACTGGTGAAGAATATGTAAAGGAGACGGTGACTGATGTCAAAAATTAG
- a CDS encoding DUF2634 domain-containing protein, protein MMDEVETANDDVVSDVITPDAEEETLPTRTYKVSKGHIIGMTDDYDAMVQAVDKIMRTERFVFPIYDEQYGNDFDELLGKGFDYATVEVERMLTEALEADDRVSDVSIDSIERTDSTTLTVVGTVETIYGEIRIESEVNAGES, encoded by the coding sequence ATGATGGACGAGGTTGAAACGGCTAACGATGACGTTGTCAGTGATGTGATTACACCGGATGCTGAGGAAGAGACACTGCCAACACGGACTTATAAAGTGAGTAAAGGTCATATCATCGGGATGACTGATGATTATGATGCCATGGTGCAAGCCGTCGATAAAATCATGCGAACTGAGCGGTTTGTTTTTCCAATTTATGATGAGCAGTACGGGAATGATTTCGATGAACTGCTGGGCAAAGGATTCGACTATGCCACGGTTGAAGTCGAAAGAATGCTGACTGAGGCATTAGAGGCTGATGACCGGGTCAGTGACGTTTCCATTGATAGCATTGAGCGAACAGATTCAACTACGCTGACTGTCGTTGGCACTGTTGAAACAATTTATGGTGAAATCAGGATAGAAAGTGAGGTGAATGCTGGTGAATCCTGA
- a CDS encoding XkdQ/YqbQ family protein, whose protein sequence is MAITTFTIGRRTTSDVWDVRELVAGDVVWTTDLNYSAGSLEFDVIEVDEGFTPHNGDIVKFYWDNVQLFYGFVFDFKYTNEKFSVIAYDKLRYLKNQDSLVWPVSTLSQRFNKVATMASISHRVVNGSNHKLAAEVADGKSYFDMLQSAIEITEQATGSLYFVMANYDKVELRKAPYKALTLVVGDKSLMTKFDYERSIEDAANVVRIVRSDDTTGGEKTATASSATTTKLTIATSGSKHSIDNWGRLQYVEQAKDKSNFAQMKTQAEQLLKVKNKQTTTLKLTVIGDPSLVAGNAVYLRVQSLKDIGLGTKSLLITKATHHFNADYTAEIEMKV, encoded by the coding sequence GTGGCAATTACAACGTTTACGATTGGTCGACGGACAACGAGCGATGTTTGGGACGTAAGAGAATTGGTAGCCGGAGATGTCGTATGGACTACCGATTTGAATTATTCCGCTGGATCACTTGAGTTTGATGTAATTGAAGTTGATGAAGGTTTCACGCCACACAATGGGGATATTGTTAAGTTTTATTGGGATAATGTTCAATTGTTTTATGGCTTCGTTTTTGATTTCAAATATACTAATGAAAAATTTAGTGTGATTGCTTATGACAAGTTACGTTATTTGAAGAATCAAGATTCACTAGTCTGGCCAGTGTCGACGCTATCTCAACGGTTCAATAAAGTGGCAACTATGGCTAGTATCAGTCACAGAGTTGTGAACGGATCTAACCACAAGTTGGCAGCAGAGGTAGCAGACGGTAAATCATACTTTGATATGCTACAAAGTGCTATTGAAATAACCGAACAAGCAACTGGAAGTCTGTACTTCGTGATGGCGAACTATGACAAAGTGGAGCTTAGAAAAGCACCATATAAAGCTTTGACGCTAGTTGTGGGTGACAAATCACTCATGACAAAATTCGACTATGAGCGGAGCATTGAAGATGCCGCAAATGTTGTTCGGATTGTCCGTTCGGATGATACTACTGGTGGAGAGAAAACAGCCACAGCATCAAGTGCAACGACCACGAAACTGACGATTGCGACTAGTGGTAGTAAACACAGCATTGATAACTGGGGCCGCTTGCAATATGTCGAACAGGCTAAAGATAAATCAAACTTTGCCCAAATGAAGACTCAAGCTGAGCAGCTGCTTAAAGTTAAAAATAAGCAAACGACTACGTTAAAACTGACAGTGATTGGTGACCCATCCTTGGTGGCCGGTAACGCAGTATATTTACGGGTACAGAGTCTCAAAGATATTGGTCTTGGGACTAAGTCTTTACTGATTACCAAGGCGACACATCATTTTAATGCTGACTACACTGCTGAAATTGAAATGAAGGTGTAA
- a CDS encoding baseplate J/gp47 family protein: protein MNPETLAQQFEAQDFDYYLNAMLDRVSDTIDKREGSIIYDALAPAANELAIQTVQLANVVRQSYVMTASGEFLDYRAAERGTTRQSATATQATAKFTDSTGQPVTSVHVGDQFASLGAEPVFYHVTAVNDDLSGILTADVTGTTPNSYRGQILPVTPNDSLSWAEITDVPVPARDAETDDHLRKRLLLPDSSIAYGGNVADYQDMLSKITDVGAGQIYPAWQGGGTVKLVILNNDLRAASAGLIHSVKEQIDPAEATSEGYGLAPIGHNVTVVAPTELAINVASTIEVDSQITIAAVQAQIEAGISDYFKQRRMDWNNVDRITGRGYKLTIYRAQLLTAILKVDGVVNASLPRLNGTDGDVTLVFNNSVSQLPVLGTVTLNG from the coding sequence GTGAATCCTGAAACTTTGGCACAGCAATTTGAGGCACAAGATTTTGACTACTACCTAAATGCAATGCTTGACCGTGTCTCGGATACAATCGACAAGCGTGAAGGTTCTATCATCTACGATGCGTTGGCGCCTGCCGCTAACGAGCTAGCCATCCAAACAGTTCAACTCGCAAATGTGGTTCGACAATCCTACGTCATGACTGCCAGTGGCGAGTTTCTGGACTATCGAGCTGCTGAAAGAGGCACAACGCGACAATCAGCCACTGCTACTCAAGCGACAGCAAAGTTTACCGATTCAACGGGTCAGCCGGTAACAAGTGTGCATGTTGGTGATCAGTTCGCTAGTTTAGGTGCAGAGCCGGTTTTTTACCACGTCACTGCTGTTAATGATGACTTGAGTGGTATCTTGACCGCGGATGTCACTGGCACGACACCAAACAGTTATCGTGGCCAGATTCTACCAGTTACTCCTAACGATTCGCTGTCTTGGGCTGAAATTACAGACGTGCCGGTACCAGCTCGTGATGCTGAAACTGATGACCATTTAAGAAAGCGACTACTGTTACCCGATTCGTCAATCGCGTACGGAGGCAACGTTGCGGACTATCAGGACATGCTATCTAAAATTACCGACGTTGGGGCCGGTCAAATTTATCCGGCTTGGCAAGGCGGTGGCACGGTGAAACTAGTAATTTTAAACAACGATTTAAGAGCAGCGAGTGCGGGACTGATTCATTCTGTGAAAGAACAAATCGATCCAGCTGAAGCGACTAGTGAAGGCTATGGATTGGCACCAATTGGTCATAACGTGACTGTGGTGGCACCTACTGAATTAGCGATTAATGTGGCAAGCACGATCGAAGTAGATAGCCAAATCACAATTGCCGCTGTTCAGGCTCAAATTGAAGCAGGTATCAGTGACTACTTTAAGCAGCGGCGTATGGATTGGAATAACGTCGATAGAATCACTGGGCGTGGTTACAAGTTAACGATTTACCGAGCCCAACTGTTGACTGCAATTTTAAAAGTTGATGGCGTGGTCAATGCGTCATTACCACGACTAAATGGTACTGATGGTGATGTGACACTCGTTTTTAATAACTCGGTGTCACAGCTGCCAGTTCTGGGGACGGTGACGTTAAATGGGTAG
- a CDS encoding DUF2577 domain-containing protein: MAGEWLVKEMMARGGHDSDYSDVVFGTVVSTSPLQVQISNTMTLTSAFLTTGQAVSTHSVPMVIDGERKTVKIENGLKSGDRVAMIRGDGGQTFYIFDRV, from the coding sequence ATGGCCGGTGAATGGTTGGTGAAAGAGATGATGGCTCGTGGTGGTCATGATTCAGATTATTCAGATGTTGTGTTTGGCACTGTAGTAAGTACATCACCGTTGCAAGTCCAGATTAGCAATACGATGACTCTAACGAGTGCATTCTTGACAACTGGTCAAGCTGTTTCTACGCATAGTGTGCCGATGGTGATTGATGGTGAGCGGAAAACAGTGAAAATTGAAAATGGCTTAAAGTCTGGTGATCGAGTTGCGATGATTCGCGGCGACGGCGGCCAGACTTTTTATATCTTTGATCGTGTGTAG
- a CDS encoding phage tail terminator family protein, which translates to MAFNLIKRIADELSELFPDTPIYRNDQRGGFQEPSFFIEKITNKITPNLFGIQVRDNHYQLVYFPDPDKPSEDMEATEELLTDNFKQLSGFATLCNRNFEYSDGTLLMTFEIVFRAIPDEMETKQQVMDYKGGLKRG; encoded by the coding sequence ATGGCATTTAACTTAATTAAACGAATTGCGGATGAATTGAGCGAATTGTTTCCAGATACGCCGATTTACCGTAATGACCAGCGTGGCGGGTTTCAAGAACCGTCATTTTTTATTGAAAAAATCACGAATAAAATTACGCCTAATTTGTTTGGCATCCAAGTTCGAGATAACCATTATCAGTTAGTTTATTTTCCTGATCCTGACAAGCCAAGCGAGGACATGGAGGCAACAGAGGAATTGTTAACGGACAATTTTAAACAACTCTCTGGGTTTGCAACTTTGTGTAACCGTAATTTTGAGTACAGCGATGGTACATTACTCATGACGTTTGAAATAGTTTTTCGTGCAATTCCTGATGAGATGGAAACAAAGCAACAGGTTATGGATTACAAGGGAGGTCTTAAGCGTGGCTGA
- a CDS encoding phage tail assembly chaperone has protein sequence MADNSVAEVKTKQIGIDAFLRENTGDPVETKEVPIDRLGLSITIRSLSEKQMSQIRKQSTRKFQNKSGERFNETDDDRLVENMLVAAVVNPDLTNAKLQESWNAIGQPANILRNMLRGGEYTDLSSAIQTFSGFDTSGVTEVANDVKK, from the coding sequence ATGGCAGATAATTCAGTAGCTGAGGTTAAAACAAAACAAATTGGCATTGATGCTTTTTTACGAGAAAACACTGGTGATCCAGTTGAAACCAAAGAAGTACCGATTGATCGATTAGGTTTGTCGATTACGATTCGCTCATTATCAGAAAAACAAATGAGCCAAATCCGTAAGCAAAGCACTCGCAAGTTCCAAAACAAGTCTGGTGAACGCTTTAATGAAACGGATGATGATCGATTGGTCGAAAACATGTTGGTGGCTGCGGTGGTCAACCCGGATTTAACTAACGCCAAATTGCAAGAATCATGGAATGCGATCGGACAACCGGCAAACATTCTACGAAACATGTTGCGTGGTGGTGAATATACGGATTTGTCGTCTGCTATCCAAACGTTCAGCGGTTTTGATACTAGTGGTGTAACCGAGGTTGCAAACGACGTAAAAAAATAA
- a CDS encoding HK97 gp10 family phage protein, with translation MAWGKVDDAQFEEFANKVSSLIKTDELKKQLERSTKRVGKRAMESVKSKTPEGQYPMGSGRTGGHLRRTWHVRGPFISDGIISMKIYNNTDYATYVENGHRTRTPHTAESIKRSRGVHWIPGEHMLMKTMFEIDDQLPKLLTPALKDFMRELM, from the coding sequence ATGGCATGGGGAAAGGTTGACGATGCTCAGTTTGAAGAGTTTGCCAACAAAGTTAGTTCATTAATTAAAACTGATGAATTAAAGAAGCAACTTGAGCGGAGTACTAAACGTGTAGGAAAACGGGCAATGGAAAGTGTGAAGAGTAAGACACCTGAAGGTCAATATCCTATGGGCTCTGGCAGAACAGGGGGACATTTGCGAAGAACTTGGCATGTCAGAGGACCATTCATTTCTGATGGCATTATTTCGATGAAAATTTATAATAACACCGATTATGCAACATATGTTGAAAACGGTCATCGAACACGGACACCACATACTGCTGAATCTATCAAGAGGTCTAGAGGCGTGCATTGGATTCCGGGTGAACATATGTTGATGAAGACGATGTTTGAAATTGATGATCAATTACCGAAGCTACTTACACCGGCGCTTAAAGACTTTATGCGGGAGCTGATGTAA
- a CDS encoding putative phage tail protein, whose protein sequence is MGSLSSYLPDYYDDVVEMQALMDAEQVVFDGSETEMKQLLLNQFVVQADSVGLSIFETQLGIQPEPNESLDTRRYNVLARTLPPKPITIRYLRELLRAVNIPATIDVNAIDSIVKTISQENLITASQLKRLKYLLSVCLPANLAYQIIKHAEVKTKEPINYGQAISLSVLTSVGATPTNFVNLTSSQVNYGEAARINIRTAVNAELIDFRLAATQKLTYGEARHISIATATSATLKEVI, encoded by the coding sequence ATGGGTAGTCTTTCGAGCTATTTGCCAGATTATTATGATGACGTGGTTGAAATGCAAGCACTTATGGATGCAGAGCAAGTTGTCTTCGATGGTAGTGAGACTGAAATGAAGCAACTGCTGCTTAACCAATTTGTGGTGCAGGCAGATAGTGTTGGACTTAGTATTTTTGAAACACAACTTGGCATCCAACCTGAGCCCAATGAATCGTTAGATACGCGTCGATACAACGTCCTGGCTCGAACATTGCCGCCCAAACCGATTACGATTCGTTACTTGCGTGAGCTACTTCGAGCTGTCAATATTCCAGCAACTATCGACGTGAATGCCATTGATTCCATAGTCAAAACGATTAGCCAAGAAAATCTTATTACAGCATCACAGCTCAAACGGCTAAAGTACTTGCTTAGTGTCTGTTTGCCTGCAAATTTGGCCTATCAGATCATTAAGCACGCTGAGGTAAAGACTAAAGAACCAATTAACTATGGTCAGGCAATTAGCTTATCTGTTTTGACCAGTGTTGGGGCGACACCAACTAATTTTGTCAATTTGACGTCATCGCAAGTGAACTATGGTGAAGCTGCGAGAATCAATATCAGAACAGCAGTTAACGCTGAGTTGATTGATTTTAGGCTAGCGGCTACACAGAAGCTAACTTATGGGGAAGCCAGACATATCAGCATTGCAACAGCTACTAGCGCCACTTTAAAGGAGGTGATATAA
- a CDS encoding phage tail sheath family protein has product MAGGIWKAQNKVRPGAYINTVGVAQGKTDTAAGRVMLANGVDYSWGANGTIQLSGDSDFQALIGVGIADPKAITIREALKGALTVILINANKGTKATVTDDALPWSITAKYAGIRGNDLTVSVLKDPADDAKLTVTTLLGTSVVDEQVITVDGTTPLVANDYLDVKAAADVATKLKALTGKTTYKLAGGTSEVGDVTQLLSEAMESMTYSVVTTAGYAVDNEIHPLLATMVKRMREDEGYKVTGVVPCDPTDKQFNYEGVSAVANGVTLLDGTVLDSTIAAAYIAGASSATDGSTSLTYSIYPDAADANPRLSNSAIIDNLQAGHIVFTVKRDGDVVIEQDINSLTQFTADKPNYFAKNQVIRTADDIANMVQETFEDQFVGQINNNATGRDLFKASLVSYLTGLQDSNMIQNFVEDDIEVLAGNDKDAVVVNLAVQPNEAMEKLYMTITVK; this is encoded by the coding sequence ATGGCTGGTGGAATTTGGAAAGCTCAAAACAAAGTACGGCCAGGTGCTTATATTAATACGGTCGGCGTGGCACAAGGTAAGACCGATACTGCAGCAGGCCGAGTGATGTTGGCAAACGGCGTTGATTATAGTTGGGGTGCAAATGGCACTATTCAATTATCTGGCGACAGTGATTTTCAAGCGTTAATTGGTGTTGGTATTGCGGATCCTAAGGCAATTACAATTCGTGAAGCACTCAAGGGTGCACTAACCGTGATTCTAATCAATGCAAACAAAGGCACGAAAGCGACCGTAACTGATGATGCACTGCCATGGTCGATCACTGCGAAATATGCCGGGATTCGTGGCAATGATTTGACAGTATCGGTGCTTAAAGACCCTGCGGACGATGCCAAGCTAACTGTCACGACACTGCTTGGCACATCAGTGGTCGATGAACAAGTCATCACGGTTGATGGTACTACGCCGTTGGTTGCGAACGATTATTTGGATGTGAAAGCAGCTGCTGATGTGGCAACCAAACTTAAAGCGTTAACGGGCAAGACGACCTATAAGCTGGCCGGTGGGACTAGTGAAGTTGGTGATGTCACTCAATTGCTTTCCGAAGCCATGGAGAGCATGACATACAGTGTTGTTACGACTGCTGGTTATGCGGTAGACAATGAAATCCATCCACTTTTGGCGACGATGGTCAAACGGATGCGCGAAGATGAAGGCTATAAGGTAACTGGGGTTGTACCTTGCGACCCAACAGACAAGCAATTCAATTATGAAGGCGTTTCTGCGGTAGCAAATGGCGTGACCTTGCTTGATGGAACTGTATTAGATTCCACGATTGCTGCGGCATATATTGCTGGAGCCTCCTCGGCTACTGATGGTAGTACGTCATTAACGTATTCGATTTATCCAGATGCTGCGGACGCCAATCCTCGTTTATCAAATAGTGCCATTATCGATAATCTTCAAGCCGGTCACATTGTGTTTACAGTAAAACGTGATGGCGATGTGGTCATTGAACAAGATATTAATAGTCTGACCCAATTTACTGCCGACAAGCCAAATTACTTTGCTAAAAATCAAGTTATCAGAACTGCTGACGATATTGCCAATATGGTTCAAGAAACCTTTGAAGATCAATTTGTCGGTCAAATCAACAACAACGCTACTGGCCGTGACCTATTTAAAGCGAGCTTAGTTTCATATTTAACAGGCTTACAGGATAGCAACATGATTCAAAACTTTGTTGAAGATGATATCGAGGTTTTAGCTGGTAATGATAAGGATGCAGTAGTCGTCAATTTGGCAGTTCAACCAAACGAAGCAATGGAAAAACTTTACATGACGATCACAGTTAAATAG
- a CDS encoding tape measure protein produces the protein MTTVEGSVIINDRFTTVLNKLDSGLKQSTNSFRQFKQQMAQGSMGNFGSKFKAGFNQLDSGVKQSSGLFKSMLGANVVGAGITKGVGMAANGIKSIVGELDDSSKAWQTFNGNMNQLGSSPKQINSARDSMQDFAQKTIYSASDMASTYSQLAAVGTKNTGQLVKGFGGLAAASSDPAQAMKTLSQQATQMAAMPKVQWADFKLMLQQTPAGISVVAKTMHKSSAQLVKDIQGGKVSTQDFFNAISKAGTNANFSKMATQFKTVGQAMDGLKENIGIKLLPAYQALSKVGIKAISGLADSVSDMDFSGIQTKLVSVANGVVSGVKTAGTFISEFWSSMAYTSTVNAVTGALSSLGGAMKNIGNAFSGSNGIDNLASSLGRLAGAGITGAANTIKSVSDAVKQMSPGQIKAAAIAIGSLAASFKAVGLIKGGMDLAGKLGLGKLGTAAATAVTGVKNAFKGGNISGAIRASFSGVGSIVSAAFSPVTLVIVTITAVIAAGVAAWTSNFMNIRGVVEGLVPIFGIVGSAVKSAFSNIAGTLAPLAPAIRAVGAVVIGVLAIGFVTASVAALALVAAGQMVVGVISAIVHDAMALKDVLTGNFSGAAKEFAAASDSLQNGFDGAKNSITGIGKVLGTVKDSLGQIGKSNPKVKVKADTSDLTTGLDKALASGGSKTSTVKVKGDTTQLTNSLDLATKTPKNSTVKVKGDTTGLTNSLDLATKTPKNSTVKVKGDTSELTNSLDLATKTPKASTVKVKGDTSQLTSSMNQVTGSKKNSTVNIKGDTTQLTSSLNSATSSKKAATVKVNADTTQLRNSMNLAMPVNKTSKMVKIDADTSAVKQKTAALGKPVKGGTVKYDTKVAKPKVPQPTMPKLSQIDAPKVGKPKVPQPAKVNVAQISAPKVGKPKTPQPTKPKASTIAAPKVGKPKTPQPTKVKATNIAAPKVGKPRVPQPARITIPALAAPKVRRPSMAPVVSAVRAGMASAVSAVRSGGAQMAGAVRSAVSSAASAARSGAGAMRSAGAMIGAGLAGGMRSQVGSVAAAANALVAQANRAARAAAKIHSPSRLFAEIGDYMGQGMAVGMNGSDTLVAAAGTNLASVAAKGASDGTPVVNANYEAPSSIPTTTPFNKSVSNSYSTTTNNGGDNSSSTILNIAAGAIQVVNRNGDETGEEIARKLEEHLKKIHSKSMSSR, from the coding sequence ATGACAACTGTTGAAGGGTCAGTCATAATCAATGATCGTTTTACGACGGTACTTAACAAATTGGATTCTGGGTTAAAACAATCAACCAATAGTTTTCGCCAGTTTAAACAGCAAATGGCACAAGGAAGCATGGGAAACTTTGGTAGCAAATTCAAAGCTGGCTTTAATCAACTAGACAGTGGAGTTAAACAATCCAGTGGGTTATTTAAGTCGATGTTGGGCGCTAATGTTGTTGGCGCTGGAATCACAAAAGGTGTCGGCATGGCTGCCAATGGCATTAAATCGATTGTTGGTGAGTTGGATGATTCCAGCAAAGCTTGGCAAACTTTTAATGGCAATATGAACCAGCTTGGATCTAGTCCGAAACAAATCAACAGTGCTCGTGACTCGATGCAAGACTTTGCCCAGAAGACAATCTACTCAGCCTCTGATATGGCGTCAACATATAGCCAACTGGCCGCAGTCGGCACTAAGAACACTGGTCAATTGGTAAAAGGATTTGGTGGGTTGGCTGCTGCTTCATCAGATCCTGCACAGGCGATGAAGACTTTAAGTCAACAAGCGACGCAGATGGCAGCCATGCCCAAGGTACAGTGGGCTGATTTCAAGCTGATGCTTCAACAAACACCCGCTGGGATTTCAGTCGTCGCTAAGACGATGCACAAGTCGTCTGCGCAATTGGTTAAAGATATTCAAGGGGGCAAAGTCAGCACTCAAGATTTCTTCAATGCAATTTCTAAAGCTGGTACCAATGCAAACTTTTCGAAAATGGCAACACAATTTAAAACTGTGGGCCAGGCAATGGATGGTTTAAAAGAAAACATTGGGATCAAACTATTACCGGCCTATCAAGCGTTAAGCAAGGTTGGCATTAAAGCAATTAGTGGCCTAGCTGACTCAGTCTCTGATATGGATTTCAGTGGCATTCAGACTAAGCTTGTTTCAGTCGCTAATGGTGTGGTAAGTGGTGTTAAGACGGCCGGGACGTTCATTTCTGAATTTTGGAGCTCAATGGCTTATACATCTACCGTAAACGCTGTGACCGGAGCACTGAGTTCGTTAGGCGGTGCGATGAAGAATATCGGCAATGCCTTTTCTGGTAGTAATGGCATCGATAACCTAGCCAGCTCACTAGGCCGACTTGCTGGGGCTGGTATTACCGGCGCAGCAAACACAATCAAATCGGTCAGCGATGCGGTCAAACAAATGAGTCCCGGCCAGATTAAAGCTGCCGCAATTGCAATTGGTTCGTTGGCAGCCTCGTTTAAAGCTGTTGGACTGATCAAAGGTGGGATGGACCTAGCTGGAAAACTTGGATTAGGAAAGCTTGGCACCGCAGCGGCGACTGCTGTAACTGGCGTTAAGAATGCATTTAAGGGTGGAAATATTTCTGGTGCGATTCGTGCATCCTTTAGTGGCGTTGGTTCAATTGTTTCGGCAGCCTTTTCGCCGGTCACACTTGTAATTGTAACTATTACGGCAGTTATTGCGGCTGGCGTAGCAGCATGGACGAGTAATTTTATGAACATCAGAGGGGTCGTTGAAGGACTCGTACCAATCTTTGGGATTGTTGGTAGCGCTGTGAAGTCGGCTTTTAGTAATATTGCAGGAACCTTAGCACCGCTTGCACCAGCGATTAGAGCAGTTGGAGCAGTAGTTATTGGCGTGCTTGCCATTGGTTTTGTCACTGCATCGGTGGCAGCACTAGCACTAGTTGCTGCTGGTCAAATGGTTGTTGGCGTAATCAGCGCCATAGTTCATGATGCAATGGCTTTGAAAGATGTCTTGACCGGGAATTTCAGTGGAGCAGCTAAAGAGTTTGCCGCTGCTAGTGACAGCTTACAAAATGGTTTCGATGGTGCTAAAAATAGTATTACTGGAATTGGCAAAGTACTTGGAACCGTTAAAGATTCGCTAGGACAGATTGGCAAGTCGAACCCTAAAGTTAAGGTCAAGGCAGACACCAGTGATTTAACAACGGGATTAGATAAAGCATTGGCAAGTGGCGGAAGTAAGACCAGCACCGTCAAAGTCAAGGGTGATACAACACAACTAACTAATAGCTTAGACTTAGCAACTAAAACGCCTAAAAATAGTACGGTTAAAGTCAAAGGCGATACTACTGGCTTAACCAATAGTTTGGACTTGGCAACTAAAACGCCTAAAAATAGTACCGTCAAAGTTAAGGGAGATACAAGTGAGCTAACTAACAGTTTGGATTTAGCAACCAAGACACCTAAAGCAAGCACTGTAAAGGTTAAGGGCGATACCAGTCAATTGACCAGTAGCATGAATCAGGTCACTGGATCTAAAAAGAACAGTACTGTCAATATCAAAGGTGATACGACTCAATTAACGAGCAGTTTAAATAGTGCAACTTCGTCTAAAAAGGCAGCAACTGTGAAAGTAAATGCTGATACAACTCAGCTTAGAAATAGTATGAATTTAGCAATGCCAGTTAATAAAACCAGCAAGATGGTTAAAATCGACGCTGATACTAGTGCAGTTAAACAAAAAACTGCGGCATTAGGCAAGCCAGTTAAAGGCGGAACCGTTAAATATGATACTAAAGTTGCAAAGCCTAAGGTACCACAGCCAACGATGCCAAAACTGTCTCAAATCGATGCACCAAAAGTTGGTAAGCCTAAAGTGCCACAACCCGCCAAGGTTAACGTTGCGCAGATTTCAGCACCCAAGGTTGGAAAACCCAAGACACCACAACCCACAAAACCGAAAGCATCGACGATTGCAGCGCCCAAAGTCGGTAAGCCGAAAACGCCGCAACCTACTAAAGTGAAGGCGACCAATATTGCAGCACCAAAAGTTGGTAAGCCTAGAGTTCCACAGCCTGCTAGAATTACAATTCCAGCGTTGGCTGCGCCAAAGGTTCGACGACCATCAATGGCGCCAGTTGTTTCAGCAGTTAGAGCTGGCATGGCTAGTGCAGTAAGTGCAGTTCGAAGCGGTGGTGCTCAAATGGCCGGCGCTGTTCGTTCTGCGGTTTCAAGTGCTGCATCAGCTGCACGTTCTGGTGCGGGTGCAATGCGCTCTGCCGGTGCGATGATTGGTGCTGGCTTGGCTGGTGGGATGCGGTCACAGGTTGGTTCTGTGGCTGCGGCCGCGAATGCCCTAGTTGCACAAGCAAATCGTGCAGCCAGAGCAGCCGCCAAGATTCACTCACCTTCACGGTTGTTTGCTGAAATTGGGGACTACATGGGTCAAGGTATGGCCGTTGGGATGAATGGTTCTGATACGTTGGTGGCTGCTGCTGGGACGAACCTGGCTAGTGTGGCTGCTAAAGGTGCGTCTGATGGTACGCCGGTCGTTAACGCCAACTACGAGGCACCAAGTAGTATACCAACAACGACGCCGTTTAATAAGTCGGTAAGCAACAGCTATTCGACGACTACTAATAACGGTGGTGACAACAGTTCATCAACGATTCTGAACATCGCAGCCGGAGCAATTCAAGTCGTTAATCGGAATGGTGATGAAACTGGTGAAGAGATTGCTCGTAAGCTAGAAGAACATTTGAAAAAGATCCACAGTAAATCAATGAGTTCGAGGTGA